A genomic region of Bosea sp. 124 contains the following coding sequences:
- a CDS encoding DUF4337 domain-containing protein, translated as MSTEIETPQGGNKRIALLIAILALMLAFSEIGGKNAEQDALAKNVEASNLWAFFQAKTIRGTTLRTAAEAMEVDLAGATDPIVRERLQKRIEGWKATIARYESEPETNEGRKELIVRAKAAEAQRDISSARDDKYDIVSGLLQIAIVISSAAIITGISLLAWTGGALGLAALALMFVAQLAPTALF; from the coding sequence ATGTCGACCGAGATCGAAACCCCGCAAGGTGGCAACAAGCGCATCGCGCTGCTGATCGCGATCCTTGCGCTGATGCTCGCCTTCTCCGAGATCGGCGGCAAGAACGCGGAGCAGGACGCTCTGGCCAAGAATGTCGAGGCCTCCAATCTCTGGGCCTTCTTCCAGGCCAAGACCATTCGCGGCACCACGCTGCGCACGGCAGCCGAGGCGATGGAGGTCGATCTCGCCGGAGCCACCGACCCCATTGTCCGGGAGCGCCTGCAGAAGCGCATCGAGGGCTGGAAGGCCACGATCGCCCGCTATGAATCCGAACCTGAGACCAATGAAGGCCGCAAGGAGCTGATCGTGCGCGCCAAGGCCGCCGAAGCGCAGCGCGACATCTCCAGCGCCCGCGACGACAAATACGACATCGTCTCCGGCCTCTTGCAGATCGCGATCGTGATCTCCTCGGCGGCGATCATCACCGGCATCAGCCTGCTCGCCTGGACGGGTGGAGCGCTGGGCCTGGCCGCCCTGGCCCTGATGTTCGTCGCCCAACTGGCGCCGACGGCGCTGTTTTGA
- a CDS encoding tyrosine recombinase XerC, protein MTDFDTLTRDWLGHLAHERRLSPKTLEAYGRDLRQFAVFLTEHLGGAPSLSDIATLKPADLRAFLGRRRRDGVGNRTLMRQLAALRSLARFGERTGKLKAAAFAATRGPRIGKSLPRPLEAGAARAVTQADTRAGEAHEQWILARDAAVLALLYGCGLRISEALSLTRAQVPASPGDTLTVIGKGNKTRMVPVLPVVVTAIAEYLSLCPWRLPPDGPLFLGAKGGPLSPRIIQLAVEGLRGALGLPSSATPHSLRHSFATHLLGRGGDLRAIQELLGHASLSTTQIYTRIDSARLMAAYDAAHPRAGAASAFRTTKPFDAAAE, encoded by the coding sequence GTGACCGATTTCGACACCCTGACCCGCGACTGGCTCGGCCATCTCGCCCATGAGCGCCGGCTCTCGCCGAAGACGCTCGAAGCCTATGGCCGCGATCTGCGCCAGTTCGCCGTCTTCCTGACCGAGCATCTCGGCGGCGCCCCCTCGCTATCCGACATCGCCACTCTCAAGCCCGCGGATCTGCGCGCCTTTCTCGGCCGGCGCCGCCGCGACGGCGTCGGCAACCGCACCCTGATGCGCCAGCTCGCTGCACTGCGCTCGCTCGCCCGTTTCGGCGAGCGCACCGGCAAGCTGAAGGCCGCAGCTTTTGCTGCGACGCGGGGCCCGCGCATCGGCAAATCCCTGCCGCGCCCGCTCGAAGCCGGCGCCGCCAGGGCCGTGACCCAGGCAGACACCCGCGCCGGCGAGGCGCACGAGCAATGGATTCTCGCCCGCGACGCCGCCGTGCTGGCCCTGCTCTATGGCTGCGGCCTGCGCATCTCCGAAGCGCTCTCGCTCACCCGCGCCCAGGTCCCGGCCAGCCCCGGCGACACGCTCACCGTCATCGGCAAGGGCAACAAGACCCGCATGGTCCCGGTGCTGCCCGTCGTCGTCACGGCAATTGCCGAGTATCTGTCGCTCTGCCCCTGGCGCCTGCCGCCGGACGGCCCGCTCTTTCTCGGCGCCAAGGGCGGTCCGCTTTCTCCGCGCATCATCCAGCTCGCAGTCGAGGGGCTGCGCGGCGCGCTCGGCCTGCCTTCATCGGCGACGCCGCACTCGCTGCGCCATTCCTTCGCCACGCATCTGCTCGGTCGCGGCGGCGATCTCCGCGCGATCCAGGAACTGCTCGGCCACGCCTCGCTCTCGACGACGCAGATCTACACCCGCATCGATTCGGCGAGGCTGATGGCGGCCTATGACGCCGCCCATCCGCGCGCCGGCGCGGCGTCAGCTTTCCGGACAACAAAGCCATTTGATGCCGCAGCGGAATGA
- a CDS encoding primosomal protein N' → MSGDAEQTAEGGTVDVLIPLGLDQAYSYAVPPGLVLAPGDVVQVPLGPRETVGVVWEMGSGRGGNLKKVTARLDMPPLDGALMKLVDWVAWYTLAPKGSVLALALRRPPDDTPERPRLGIRLVGAPPARMTPARARAIAAAAGGLLTAKSALAEAASVSAAVIDSLVDAGTFTVEPLPRDAVAAMPDPDHARPALSEDQAAAADALVASVKAESYGVTLLEGVTGSGKTEVYFEAVAEAIRLGRQSLILMPEIALTAQFIDRFEARFGVRPGLWHSAVTGRRRERLQAAIANGEAKVVAGARSALFLPYRDLGLIVVDEEHEAAYKQEDGVAYHARDMAVVRGRIENAPVILTSATPSLETRVNAERGRYVHLKLPERFGGRSLPTLGLVDLRQDKPPRGRWISDALAKAMAVNLEAGEQTLLFLNRRGYAPLTLCRDCGHRFQCPNCSAWLVDHRFRRALVCHHCGHVERRPNECPQCHAADSLTACGPGVERLAEEVATLFPQARGIVLSSDFPGGTERLKQELMAVASGEFDIVIGTQLVAKGHNFPGMTLVGVVDADLGLTSGDPRAAERTFQVLRQVTGRAGRGERPGRALLQTHDPSHPVLKALVSGDPERFYAAEAASREAAGLPPFGRLAGLIISANSQAEAEGHARTLARCAQAPDGVSVLGPAEAPLAVLRGRHRMRLIVKTEREVNLQDYLRAWLKRGGKPKGSVRVAVDVDPQSFL, encoded by the coding sequence ATGAGCGGCGATGCGGAGCAGACGGCGGAAGGCGGCACGGTCGATGTGCTGATCCCGCTCGGGCTCGACCAGGCCTACAGCTATGCCGTGCCGCCCGGGCTGGTGCTGGCGCCGGGCGACGTCGTGCAGGTGCCGCTGGGGCCGCGCGAGACGGTCGGCGTCGTCTGGGAAATGGGCTCCGGGCGCGGCGGCAATCTCAAGAAGGTCACGGCCAGGCTCGACATGCCGCCGCTCGATGGCGCGCTGATGAAGCTGGTCGACTGGGTGGCCTGGTACACGCTGGCGCCGAAGGGCTCGGTGCTGGCGCTGGCTTTGCGTCGCCCGCCCGACGACACGCCGGAGCGGCCCAGGCTGGGCATCCGTCTCGTCGGCGCCCCTCCCGCCCGGATGACGCCGGCGCGCGCGCGGGCCATCGCTGCGGCTGCGGGCGGCCTGCTTACAGCTAAGAGCGCGCTGGCGGAAGCGGCTTCGGTCAGCGCGGCGGTGATCGATTCCCTCGTCGATGCCGGCACCTTCACGGTCGAGCCCCTGCCGCGCGATGCGGTCGCGGCGATGCCCGACCCGGACCATGCCAGGCCGGCATTGTCCGAAGATCAGGCGGCGGCGGCGGATGCGCTGGTCGCCTCGGTCAAGGCCGAGAGCTATGGCGTGACGCTGCTCGAAGGCGTCACCGGCTCGGGCAAGACGGAGGTCTATTTCGAGGCGGTGGCGGAGGCCATCAGGCTCGGCCGTCAGAGCCTGATCCTGATGCCCGAGATCGCGCTGACGGCGCAGTTCATCGACCGTTTCGAGGCGCGCTTCGGCGTCAGGCCGGGCTTATGGCATTCGGCGGTGACCGGACGCCGGCGCGAGCGGCTGCAGGCGGCGATCGCCAACGGTGAGGCGAAGGTGGTCGCAGGCGCGCGCTCGGCGCTCTTCCTGCCTTACAGGGATCTCGGGCTGATCGTCGTCGATGAAGAGCATGAGGCCGCCTACAAGCAGGAGGATGGCGTCGCCTATCATGCCCGCGACATGGCGGTGGTGCGCGGGCGCATCGAGAACGCGCCCGTGATCCTGACCTCGGCGACGCCCTCGCTGGAGACGCGGGTCAATGCCGAGCGCGGCCGCTATGTCCATCTCAAGCTTCCGGAGCGTTTCGGCGGTCGCAGCCTGCCGACGCTCGGCCTCGTCGATCTGCGCCAGGACAAGCCGCCGCGCGGACGCTGGATTTCCGACGCGCTGGCCAAGGCGATGGCGGTCAATCTGGAGGCCGGCGAGCAGACTTTGCTGTTCCTGAACCGGCGGGGCTATGCGCCGCTGACCTTGTGTCGCGACTGCGGGCATCGCTTCCAATGCCCGAACTGCTCGGCCTGGCTGGTCGACCATCGTTTTCGGCGGGCGCTGGTCTGCCATCATTGCGGCCATGTCGAGCGCCGGCCGAACGAGTGTCCGCAATGTCATGCCGCTGACAGCCTGACGGCCTGTGGGCCGGGCGTCGAGCGATTGGCCGAGGAGGTGGCGACCTTGTTCCCGCAGGCGCGGGGCATCGTTTTGTCGAGTGACTTTCCCGGCGGCACCGAGCGGCTGAAGCAGGAGCTGATGGCGGTCGCATCCGGCGAGTTCGATATCGTCATCGGCACGCAGCTCGTCGCCAAGGGCCACAACTTTCCGGGCATGACGCTGGTCGGGGTGGTCGATGCCGATCTCGGCCTGACCTCGGGCGATCCGCGTGCGGCCGAGCGCACCTTCCAGGTGCTGAGGCAGGTGACGGGCCGGGCCGGGCGGGGCGAAAGGCCGGGCCGGGCCCTGCTGCAGACGCATGACCCGTCGCATCCCGTGCTGAAGGCTCTGGTCTCCGGCGACCCGGAGCGGTTTTATGCCGCAGAGGCGGCGTCGCGGGAGGCGGCCGGCCTGCCGCCCTTCGGCCGGCTCGCGGGCCTGATCATCTCCGCCAACAGCCAGGCCGAGGCGGAAGGTCATGCGCGGACGCTGGCACGCTGTGCGCAAGCACCGGACGGCGTCAGCGTGCTCGGGCCGGCGGAAGCGCCGCTCGCCGTGCTGCGCGGGCGCCATCGCATGCGCCTGATCGTGAAAACGGAGCGCGAGGTGAATCTTCAGGATTACCTGCGCGCATGGTTGAAGCGCGGCGGCAAACCCAAGGGCTCGGTCAGGGTCGCAGTCGATGTCGATCCGCAGAGCTTCCTGTGA
- a CDS encoding F0F1 ATP synthase subunit delta, which yields MAEGGSQGSLVSGVAGRYATALFELAEEANAIDAVSADLDSFSAMLAESEDLRRLVGSPAFSAEEQTGAIKAVLASAKISGIAANFIGLVASKRRLFALPGMIAGYKALVAEAKGIVSAEVTLAEAPAPKRVEEIRAALAAVAGKAVDVAIKIDPALIGGLVVKMGSRMVDASLKTKLNSIRLAMKEVG from the coding sequence GTGGCTGAAGGCGGATCGCAGGGATCATTGGTTTCGGGCGTAGCCGGTCGCTACGCCACGGCCCTTTTCGAGTTGGCCGAAGAGGCCAACGCCATTGACGCCGTCTCCGCCGATCTCGACAGCTTTTCGGCAATGCTCGCCGAGAGCGAAGATCTGCGCCGCCTGGTCGGCAGCCCGGCCTTCTCGGCCGAAGAGCAGACCGGCGCGATCAAGGCGGTTCTCGCTTCCGCCAAGATTTCCGGCATCGCCGCCAACTTCATCGGTCTCGTCGCCAGCAAGCGCCGCCTTTTCGCGCTGCCGGGCATGATCGCCGGCTACAAGGCTCTCGTCGCCGAAGCCAAGGGCATCGTCAGCGCCGAGGTCACGCTCGCCGAGGCGCCCGCGCCCAAGAGGGTCGAGGAAATCCGCGCTGCGCTCGCCGCCGTCGCGGGCAAGGCTGTCGATGTCGCGATCAAGATCGATCCGGCGCTGATCGGCGGGCTCGTCGTCAAGATGGGCTCCCGCATGGTCGACGCCTCGCTGAAAACCAAGCTCAATTCAATTCGTCTTGCCATGAAAGAGGTCGGCTGA
- the atpA gene encoding F0F1 ATP synthase subunit alpha, translating into MEIRPAEISAILKAQISNFGSEASVTEVGQVLSVGDGIARVYGLDKVQAGEMVEFESGVRGMALNLESDNVGVVIFGSDREIKEGQTVKRTGAIVDVPVGNELLGRVVDALGNPIDGKGPIKATQRSRVDVKAPGIIPRKSVHEPMATGLKAIDALIPIGRGQRELIIGDRQTGKTAVALDTILNQKANNEGTDESQKLYCVYVAIGQKRSTVAQFVKVLEERGALEYSIVVAATASDAAPMQFLAPFAGCAMGEYFRDNGMHAVIIYDDLSKQAVAYRQMSLLLRRPPGREAYPGDVFYLHSRLLERAAKMGDEAGNGSLTALPVIETQANDVSAYIPTNVISITDGQIFLETDLFYQGIRPAVNVGLSVSRVGSAAQTKATKKVAGKIKGELAQYREMAAFAQFGSDLDAVTQRLLNRGARLTELLKQAQFSPLKMEEQTVVIYAGVNGYLDPLPVNKVRAFEDGLLALVRGKHVDMLNEIGKTKDLSDANAAKLKEIVTDYAKSFA; encoded by the coding sequence ATGGAAATCCGCCCCGCTGAAATCTCCGCGATCCTGAAGGCCCAGATTTCGAATTTTGGGTCCGAAGCCTCCGTCACCGAGGTCGGCCAGGTTCTCTCCGTCGGCGACGGCATCGCCCGCGTCTACGGCCTCGACAAGGTCCAGGCCGGTGAGATGGTCGAGTTCGAGAGCGGCGTGCGCGGCATGGCGCTCAACCTCGAAAGCGACAATGTCGGCGTCGTGATCTTCGGTTCCGACCGCGAGATCAAGGAAGGCCAGACCGTCAAGCGCACCGGCGCGATCGTCGACGTTCCGGTCGGCAACGAGCTGCTCGGCCGCGTCGTCGACGCGCTCGGCAACCCGATCGACGGCAAGGGGCCGATCAAGGCGACCCAGCGCTCGCGCGTCGACGTCAAGGCGCCCGGCATCATTCCGCGCAAGTCGGTGCATGAGCCGATGGCGACCGGCCTCAAGGCGATCGATGCCCTGATCCCGATTGGCCGCGGCCAGCGCGAGCTGATCATCGGCGACCGCCAGACCGGCAAGACCGCCGTGGCGCTCGACACGATCCTGAACCAGAAGGCCAATAACGAGGGCACGGACGAGAGCCAGAAGCTCTACTGCGTCTATGTCGCCATCGGCCAGAAGCGTTCGACCGTCGCCCAGTTCGTGAAGGTGCTCGAGGAGCGCGGCGCGCTGGAATACTCGATCGTCGTCGCCGCGACCGCCTCGGACGCCGCCCCGATGCAGTTCCTGGCGCCCTTCGCCGGCTGCGCCATGGGCGAGTATTTCCGCGACAACGGCATGCATGCCGTCATCATCTATGACGACCTCTCCAAGCAGGCCGTCGCCTACCGCCAGATGTCGCTCTTGCTGCGCCGCCCGCCGGGCCGCGAGGCCTATCCCGGCGATGTGTTCTATCTCCACTCCCGCCTGCTCGAGCGCGCCGCCAAGATGGGCGACGAGGCCGGCAACGGGTCGCTGACGGCGCTGCCGGTCATCGAGACGCAGGCGAACGACGTCTCGGCCTACATCCCGACCAACGTGATCTCGATCACCGACGGCCAGATCTTCCTCGAGACCGACCTGTTCTACCAGGGCATCCGCCCGGCCGTGAACGTCGGCCTCTCGGTTTCGCGCGTCGGCTCGGCCGCGCAGACCAAGGCGACCAAGAAGGTCGCCGGCAAGATCAAGGGCGAGCTTGCCCAGTATCGTGAAATGGCCGCCTTCGCCCAGTTCGGCTCGGACCTCGATGCGGTGACGCAGCGCCTGCTCAACCGCGGCGCCCGCCTGACCGAGCTGCTGAAGCAGGCGCAGTTCTCGCCGCTGAAGATGGAAGAGCAGACGGTCGTGATCTATGCCGGCGTCAACGGCTATCTCGACCCGCTGCCGGTCAACAAGGTCCGCGCCTTCGAGGACGGCCTGCTGGCGCTGGTGCGCGGCAAACATGTCGATATGCTCAACGAGATCGGCAAGACCAAGGATCTTTCGGACGCGAACGCCGCGAAGCTGAAAGAGATCGTGACCGACTACGCCAAGTCGTTCGCCTGA
- a CDS encoding F0F1 ATP synthase subunit gamma, whose product MPSLKDLRNRIASVKATQKITKAMQMVAAAKLRRAQAAAEAARPYAERMETVLANLASGVTGSSAPRLIGGTGSDKVHLLVVCTAERGLCGAFNSSIARLARDKANALKAEGKTVKIICVGKKGYDILRRQFEKDIIELIDLRAFKQVGFANAEGIAQNILTRFAAGEFDVATLFFSKFKSVISQIPTAQRIIPAEIPAGTKVTDAVYDYEPDESEILETLLPRNLTVQVLRAILENAASEQGARMSAMDSATRNAGEMIKKQTQLYNRSRQAMITKELIEIISGAEAL is encoded by the coding sequence ATGCCGTCCCTTAAGGACCTACGAAACCGCATCGCTTCCGTGAAGGCGACGCAGAAGATCACCAAGGCCATGCAGATGGTCGCGGCTGCCAAGCTGCGCCGGGCGCAGGCGGCGGCGGAAGCCGCGCGTCCCTATGCCGAGCGCATGGAGACGGTGCTGGCCAATCTCGCTTCCGGCGTCACCGGTTCGAGCGCGCCCCGCCTGATCGGCGGCACGGGCTCCGACAAGGTGCATCTGCTCGTCGTCTGCACTGCCGAGCGCGGCCTGTGCGGCGCCTTCAACTCCTCGATCGCGCGCCTGGCGCGCGACAAGGCGAATGCGCTCAAGGCCGAAGGCAAGACGGTCAAGATCATCTGCGTCGGCAAGAAGGGTTACGACATCCTGCGCCGGCAGTTCGAGAAGGACATCATCGAGCTGATCGACCTGCGCGCCTTCAAGCAGGTCGGCTTCGCCAATGCGGAGGGCATCGCGCAGAACATCCTGACGCGCTTCGCCGCCGGCGAGTTCGACGTCGCGACCTTGTTCTTCTCGAAATTCAAGTCGGTGATCTCGCAGATCCCGACCGCGCAGCGCATCATCCCGGCCGAGATTCCGGCCGGTACCAAGGTGACCGACGCCGTCTATGACTACGAGCCGGACGAGAGCGAGATTCTGGAGACGCTGCTGCCGCGCAACCTCACGGTGCAGGTGCTGCGCGCGATCCTCGAGAACGCCGCTTCCGAGCAGGGCGCGCGCATGTCGGCGATGGACTCCGCCACGCGCAACGCCGGCGAGATGATCAAGAAGCAGACGCAGCTCTACAACCGCTCGCGCCAGGCGATGATCACCAAGGAACTGATCGAGATCATCTCCGGCGCGGAAGCGCTCTAA
- the atpD gene encoding F0F1 ATP synthase subunit beta encodes MAKAATKKTAAAEKPANTGTGRIVQVIGAVVDVQFDGVLPEILNALETDNLGNRLVLEVAQHLGENTVRTIAMDSSEGLVRGQSVTDTGSPIMVPVGDECLGRIMNVIGEPVDEAGPILTTSRRGIHQPAPSYADQATDAQILVTGIKVVDLLAPYAKGGKIGLFGGAGVGKTVLIMELINNVAKAHGGYSVFAGVGERTREGNDLYHEMIESGVNKKGGGEGSKCALVYGQMNEPPGARMRVALSGLTVAEDFRDKGQDVLFFVDNIFRFTQAGSEVSALLGRIPSAVGYQPTLATDMGNLQERITTTNKGSITSVQAIYVPADDLTDPAPAASFAHLDATTVLSRSIAEKGIYPAVDPLDSTSRMLSAAIVGEEHYTIARQVQQILQRYKALQDIIAILGMDELSEEDKISVARARKIERFLSQPFFVAEIFTGSPGKLVALEDTIKGFKGLVEGKYDHLPEAAFYMVGSIDEAIEKAQRLAAEAA; translated from the coding sequence ATGGCCAAAGCCGCTACCAAGAAGACCGCCGCCGCCGAGAAGCCCGCCAACACCGGCACCGGCCGCATCGTGCAGGTCATCGGCGCCGTCGTCGACGTGCAGTTCGACGGCGTGCTGCCCGAGATCCTGAACGCGCTCGAGACCGACAATCTGGGCAACCGCCTGGTGCTCGAAGTCGCCCAGCATCTCGGCGAGAACACCGTCCGCACGATCGCGATGGACTCCTCCGAAGGCCTGGTTCGCGGCCAGTCGGTCACCGACACCGGCTCCCCGATCATGGTTCCGGTCGGCGACGAGTGCCTTGGCCGCATCATGAACGTCATCGGCGAGCCCGTCGACGAGGCTGGCCCGATCCTGACCACCAGCCGTCGCGGCATCCACCAGCCGGCTCCATCCTATGCCGACCAGGCGACGGACGCGCAGATCCTCGTCACCGGCATCAAGGTCGTCGACCTGCTGGCGCCTTACGCCAAGGGCGGCAAGATCGGCCTGTTCGGCGGCGCCGGCGTCGGCAAGACCGTGCTGATCATGGAGCTGATCAACAACGTCGCGAAGGCCCATGGCGGCTACTCGGTGTTCGCCGGCGTCGGCGAGCGCACCCGCGAAGGCAACGACCTCTATCACGAGATGATCGAGTCGGGCGTGAACAAGAAGGGCGGCGGCGAAGGCTCCAAATGCGCTCTCGTCTACGGCCAGATGAACGAGCCCCCGGGCGCCCGCATGCGCGTTGCGCTCTCGGGCCTGACCGTTGCGGAAGACTTCCGCGACAAGGGCCAGGACGTGCTGTTCTTCGTCGACAACATCTTCCGCTTCACGCAGGCCGGCTCCGAAGTGTCGGCGCTGCTCGGCCGCATCCCGTCGGCGGTGGGTTACCAGCCGACGCTGGCGACGGACATGGGCAACCTGCAGGAGCGCATCACCACCACCAACAAGGGCTCGATCACCTCGGTGCAGGCGATCTACGTCCCCGCCGACGATCTGACCGACCCGGCGCCCGCGGCTTCGTTTGCTCATCTTGACGCCACGACCGTCCTGTCGCGTTCGATCGCTGAAAAGGGCATCTACCCGGCCGTCGACCCGCTCGACTCGACCTCGCGCATGCTTTCGGCCGCGATCGTCGGCGAGGAGCACTACACCATCGCCCGCCAGGTCCAGCAGATCCTCCAGCGCTACAAGGCGCTGCAGGACATCATCGCGATCCTGGGCATGGACGAGCTCTCGGAAGAGGACAAGATCTCGGTCGCCCGCGCCCGCAAGATCGAGCGCTTCCTGTCGCAGCCCTTCTTCGTCGCCGAAATCTTCACCGGCTCGCCGGGCAAGCTCGTCGCGCTCGAAGACACGATCAAGGGCTTCAAGGGCCTGGTCGAGGGCAAGTACGACCACCTGCCGGAGGCGGCGTTCTACATGGTCGGCTCGATCGACGAAGCCATCGAGAAGGCCCAGCGCCTGGCGGCCGAAGCCGCCTGA
- a CDS encoding F0F1 ATP synthase subunit epsilon yields MATFKFELVSPERILFSGDVVSVIVPSCEGEMTVLAGHAPLVATLKAGIVFVQTTDNNGKEFFVNGGLVEINAASTTILAEQGRFLEDVDVAVLDQEILTAETKLTGSHDEDEQKRLHDTLVQLREFKHVFETRKAA; encoded by the coding sequence ATGGCCACCTTCAAGTTCGAACTCGTCTCGCCCGAGCGCATCCTGTTCTCGGGGGATGTCGTCAGCGTCATCGTTCCCTCCTGCGAGGGTGAGATGACCGTGCTGGCCGGCCATGCGCCGCTGGTCGCGACGCTGAAGGCGGGCATCGTCTTCGTCCAGACGACCGACAACAACGGCAAGGAATTCTTCGTCAATGGCGGTCTCGTCGAGATCAATGCCGCCTCGACGACGATCCTGGCCGAGCAGGGCCGTTTCCTCGAGGATGTCGACGTCGCCGTGCTCGATCAGGAAATCCTGACGGCCGAGACCAAGCTCACCGGCTCACATGATGAGGACGAGCAGAAGCGCCTGCATGATACGCTGGTGCAACTGCGCGAGTTCAAGCACGTCTTCGAGACCCGCAAGGCGGCGTAA
- a CDS encoding RNA pyrophosphohydrolase, producing MSLPYRPNVGIALFNQDGFVFAGHSHSAGPEIVLPGFDWQMPQGGIDAEEDIVAAARRELAEETGITSAAFLAATPDWWTYDFPAYAGPPHRLCAFRGQRQRWVAFRFTGPESEFDITRPNGDEPAEFSEWAWLPLAAMPERVVPFKRPVYQKVVSAFSVFATTAYAT from the coding sequence ATGTCACTCCCCTACCGCCCCAATGTCGGCATCGCCCTGTTCAACCAGGATGGGTTCGTCTTCGCCGGGCATTCGCACAGCGCCGGGCCCGAGATCGTTCTGCCGGGGTTCGACTGGCAGATGCCGCAGGGCGGCATCGATGCCGAAGAGGACATCGTCGCGGCGGCGCGCCGCGAACTCGCCGAGGAAACCGGCATCACCAGCGCCGCCTTCCTCGCGGCCACGCCGGACTGGTGGACTTACGACTTCCCCGCCTATGCAGGGCCGCCGCACCGGCTCTGCGCCTTTCGCGGCCAACGCCAGCGCTGGGTCGCCTTCCGCTTCACCGGCCCCGAGTCGGAATTCGACATCACCCGCCCCAATGGCGACGAGCCGGCCGAATTCTCGGAATGGGCCTGGTTGCCACTGGCCGCGATGCCCGAGCGCGTCGTGCCGTTCAAGCGGCCGGTCTATCAGAAGGTCGTCTCGGCCTTCTCAGTCTTCGCCACGACGGCATACGCGACGTGA